One genomic segment of Aquipluma nitroreducens includes these proteins:
- a CDS encoding TonB-dependent receptor, producing the protein MRFSIILFIVLLPYSLFAQQRRTISGYITDAQTGEQLYAATIFEQNSQAGTTSNRFGFFSLSLPEGLVNLKISFVGYISQSRTISLKADTFLEIALKSDNKLEEVVVKGNSGSLANSVSLGHVKISSKGLGKLPSLMGEKDLMKSITILPGVQQGSEGSSGIFVRGGSPDQNLILLDDVPLFNVSHLFGFVSVFTPEAINSIDFYKGAFPARYGGRLSSVIDLRMKDGNKFKRESSLTLGPISSQFTTEGPIQKGKSSYFFSVRRTLFDLIFQGISKLANADFEGDVIPFYAFHDISGKINFRINEKNHLYWSFYSGNDKLSFDYINHTQWADGKNETQRASGTIQWGNLMTALKLNTRINSRMFLNTTLSGSLFNYGNLFAGGNETIRDNITEKNDFSFEYLSQIQSFGIKSDLDIYGNTDSPVQTGVFTSMNNYLPGRQIIKRNDGSDENASHKISGIDYGFYVDKKFRINSQTNISAGLRNVFQTIVNQKTYFAFEPRLSANWRQNDQTNFEISYALMTQTIHLLSNGNIGLPTDIWVPSTRQIRPETSHILSAGMKKTLTNSLKLSVEGYYKRLNHVISFAEGQGVLDVGENWEGKIISGKGRAWGIENELRYSRSKIESWISYTLAWNERKFTEMNRNRWFPYVYDRRHKIDSGVIWQISKGWSASATWTFQSGAPATYSGLDYSGYPNNLSYSVSDFLTGNAIDASRIQYYKKINGVRLPAYHRLDLGFTREWGSSEKRRALSISIYNVYNRMNPYLIYTKAKPNGTVGMKQFTLFPIIPSISYRVSF; encoded by the coding sequence ATTACTACCCTATTCTTTGTTTGCCCAACAACGTCGCACTATTTCGGGCTATATTACCGATGCCCAAACGGGCGAACAGTTGTATGCCGCGACTATCTTCGAACAAAACTCACAAGCAGGAACCACGAGTAATCGTTTCGGGTTCTTTAGTTTAAGTCTGCCTGAAGGTTTGGTTAATCTTAAAATTTCGTTTGTTGGGTACATCTCTCAAAGCCGGACAATTAGCCTGAAAGCCGATACCTTTTTAGAGATTGCTTTGAAATCGGACAATAAGTTGGAAGAAGTGGTTGTTAAGGGAAATTCGGGCAGTTTGGCCAACAGCGTCAGCCTGGGACACGTAAAAATTTCATCGAAAGGTCTGGGCAAGTTGCCCTCGCTGATGGGCGAAAAGGATTTGATGAAAAGCATCACGATTTTGCCCGGCGTGCAACAGGGAAGCGAAGGGAGTTCGGGTATTTTCGTGCGCGGGGGTAGCCCCGACCAAAACCTAATCTTGCTCGACGATGTCCCACTATTCAATGTCTCGCATTTGTTCGGTTTTGTTTCGGTTTTTACGCCCGAAGCCATCAACAGCATCGACTTTTACAAAGGGGCGTTCCCTGCCCGATACGGAGGGCGGCTTTCGTCAGTGATTGACTTGCGGATGAAGGATGGTAACAAATTTAAACGCGAAAGCAGTTTAACCCTGGGGCCAATTTCGAGCCAGTTTACCACTGAAGGGCCTATACAAAAAGGGAAATCGTCGTATTTCTTTTCTGTCAGGCGCACCTTGTTCGACTTAATTTTTCAGGGAATTTCGAAACTTGCCAATGCGGATTTTGAAGGTGACGTGATCCCATTTTATGCTTTTCACGACATCTCCGGGAAAATAAATTTCAGGATAAACGAAAAAAACCACCTCTATTGGAGCTTTTACTCCGGAAATGATAAGCTGTCATTCGATTACATTAACCACACTCAATGGGCAGATGGGAAAAATGAAACCCAGCGGGCTTCAGGGACAATACAATGGGGTAATTTAATGACCGCCTTAAAACTAAACACTCGCATAAATTCGCGCATGTTTTTAAATACCACCCTGAGTGGCAGCTTATTTAACTACGGAAATCTGTTTGCCGGAGGAAACGAAACCATCAGGGACAACATCACGGAGAAAAATGATTTCAGTTTTGAATACCTTTCGCAGATACAGTCGTTTGGAATAAAATCGGATCTTGACATATATGGCAATACCGATTCGCCGGTCCAGACGGGAGTTTTTACATCCATGAACAATTATCTTCCGGGTCGCCAGATCATAAAAAGAAACGATGGATCCGATGAAAACGCGAGCCATAAAATTTCGGGGATCGATTACGGCTTTTATGTCGATAAAAAATTCAGGATAAATTCCCAAACGAATATCTCGGCGGGGTTACGAAATGTATTTCAAACCATTGTTAATCAGAAGACTTATTTTGCCTTCGAACCTCGGTTAAGCGCAAACTGGCGACAAAACGACCAAACAAATTTCGAAATTTCGTATGCCCTTATGACTCAAACCATCCATCTTTTATCGAATGGCAACATTGGTTTGCCTACCGATATCTGGGTGCCTTCAACCAGGCAAATTCGCCCCGAAACATCGCACATCCTGTCGGCAGGGATGAAAAAAACGCTGACTAATTCATTAAAACTTTCGGTTGAAGGCTATTACAAACGACTAAATCATGTTATTTCGTTTGCTGAAGGGCAAGGGGTACTGGATGTGGGTGAAAACTGGGAAGGAAAAATTATATCGGGGAAAGGCCGTGCCTGGGGAATAGAGAATGAACTGAGGTACAGTCGCTCAAAAATTGAAAGCTGGATTAGCTATACTCTGGCATGGAACGAACGGAAGTTTACAGAAATGAACCGTAATCGGTGGTTTCCATATGTGTACGACAGGCGGCATAAGATCGATTCGGGCGTTATCTGGCAAATCAGTAAAGGATGGTCGGCATCGGCTACCTGGACTTTCCAGTCGGGAGCGCCGGCAACCTACTCAGGCCTTGATTATTCGGGCTACCCCAATAATTTGAGCTATTCTGTCAGTGATTTTTTAACCGGAAATGCAATAGATGCCAGCCGGATACAATATTATAAGAAAATTAATGGGGTAAGGCTCCCGGCCTATCACCGTTTAGACCTGGGGTTTACCCGCGAATGGGGCTCTTCAGAAAAAAGACGGGCGCTCTCTATAAGTATTTATAATGTATATAACCGGATGAACCCATATCTGATTTATACCAAGGCAAAGCCAAATGGGACCGTAGGCATGAAACAGTTCACGTTATTCCCCATCATTCCGTCAATCAGTTACCGGGTCAGTTTTTAA
- a CDS encoding fumarate reductase/succinate dehydrogenase flavoprotein subunit, with the protein MSKINARIPEGPLAQKWTNYKDHQKLVNPSNKRKLDVIIVGTGLAGASAAASLGEMGFNVKSFTIQDSPRRAHSIAAQGGINAAKNYPNDGDSVFRLFYDTIKGGDYRAREANVHRLAEVSNDIIDQCVAQGVPFAREYGGLLDNRSFGGAQVSRTFYAKGQTGQQLLLGAYQALMRQVNLGTVKLHTRTELVEIVIVDGKARGIIARDLVTGELQRHFGHAVILATGGYGNTFFLSTNAMGSNGSAAIKAYEKGAMFANPCYAQIHPTCIPVHGENQSKLTLMSESLRNDGRIWVPKKKEDAEAIRAGKMKPTQIAEDDRDYYLERRYPAFGNLVPRDVASRAAKERCDAGYGVGATGLAVYLDFKSSIERLGQKTIEARYGNLFQMYNKIVDENPYETPMMIYPAIHYTMGGIWVDYELQTNIPGLFAAGEANFSDHGANRLGASALMQGLADGYFVLPYTIQNYLADHIAVKRMTTNEPEFAEAEKAVKARFEKLMNIKGKRSVDSLHKELGLVMWDFVGMARNKAGLQNAIEKIAAIKKEFWTNVRIPGNITGMNIELEKASRLADFIVIGDLMARDALNREESCGGHFREEYQTPEGEALRQDDKFAYVGCWEYKGNDVEPELHKEELVYESVSMVQRNYK; encoded by the coding sequence ATGAGTAAAATAAATGCAAGGATTCCAGAAGGGCCACTGGCTCAAAAATGGACCAATTATAAAGATCACCAGAAACTGGTGAACCCTTCCAACAAACGCAAACTGGATGTTATCATTGTTGGTACCGGTTTGGCTGGGGCTTCGGCTGCCGCTTCACTCGGCGAAATGGGTTTCAATGTAAAAAGCTTCACTATTCAGGATTCACCACGTCGTGCGCACTCAATTGCTGCACAGGGTGGTATCAACGCTGCTAAAAATTATCCTAACGACGGCGACTCTGTGTTCCGTTTGTTTTACGATACCATTAAAGGTGGTGACTATCGTGCCCGCGAAGCCAACGTTCATCGTTTGGCCGAAGTAAGCAACGACATCATCGACCAGTGTGTTGCTCAGGGAGTTCCATTTGCCCGCGAATACGGCGGCTTGCTCGATAACCGTTCGTTCGGTGGAGCTCAGGTTAGCCGTACTTTCTATGCCAAAGGACAGACTGGTCAGCAATTATTATTAGGTGCATATCAGGCTCTGATGCGTCAGGTAAACTTAGGAACAGTTAAATTGCACACCCGTACTGAATTGGTCGAAATTGTAATTGTTGACGGAAAAGCTCGCGGTATTATTGCCCGCGACCTGGTTACCGGCGAATTACAGCGTCATTTCGGACATGCTGTGATTTTGGCAACCGGAGGATACGGAAATACCTTCTTCCTTTCAACCAACGCCATGGGATCAAACGGTTCGGCTGCTATCAAGGCATACGAAAAAGGCGCCATGTTTGCCAATCCTTGTTATGCTCAGATTCACCCAACCTGTATTCCGGTTCACGGCGAAAATCAGAGTAAACTAACTTTGATGTCGGAATCGCTACGTAACGATGGTCGTATTTGGGTTCCGAAGAAAAAAGAAGATGCTGAAGCCATTCGTGCAGGAAAAATGAAACCAACACAAATTGCTGAAGACGACCGCGACTACTATTTGGAACGTCGTTACCCTGCATTCGGGAACCTGGTTCCTCGCGATGTTGCTTCGCGCGCCGCCAAAGAACGCTGCGACGCCGGCTACGGTGTTGGTGCAACAGGTTTAGCTGTTTATCTTGATTTCAAATCGTCAATCGAACGTTTGGGACAAAAAACAATCGAAGCCCGTTATGGAAACCTGTTCCAGATGTACAACAAAATTGTTGACGAAAATCCATACGAAACTCCAATGATGATTTACCCGGCTATTCACTATACAATGGGTGGTATCTGGGTTGATTATGAATTGCAGACCAATATTCCTGGCTTATTTGCAGCCGGTGAAGCCAATTTCTCCGATCACGGTGCTAACCGTTTGGGAGCATCGGCTTTGATGCAAGGTTTGGCCGATGGTTATTTCGTATTACCTTATACTATTCAGAATTATCTGGCAGATCATATCGCCGTTAAACGAATGACTACCAACGAGCCTGAATTTGCTGAAGCCGAAAAAGCAGTAAAAGCCCGTTTCGAAAAATTGATGAATATCAAGGGAAAACGTTCGGTTGATAGTCTGCATAAAGAACTTGGTTTGGTAATGTGGGATTTTGTTGGAATGGCTCGTAACAAAGCAGGTCTGCAAAATGCTATTGAAAAGATTGCTGCCATTAAAAAAGAATTCTGGACCAATGTTCGCATTCCCGGGAATATAACCGGAATGAATATCGAATTGGAGAAAGCAAGTCGTTTGGCTGATTTTATCGTAATTGGCGATCTGATGGCTCGCGATGCTCTAAACCGTGAAGAATCATGCGGAGGTCACTTCCGTGAAGAATATCAAACTCCGGAAGGCGAAGCACTTCGTCAGGATGATAAATTCGCTTATGTTGGCTGTTGGGAATACAAAGGAAACGATGTAGAGCCGGAACTTCACAAAGAAGAACTGGTTTACGAAAGCGTTTCAATGGTTCAGCGTAATTACAAGTAA
- a CDS encoding succinate dehydrogenase cytochrome b subunit, translated as MSNLLTASIGRKLLMSVSGLFLILFLFVHLFLNSFLLLDGVFGFEKGQMFNAGVHFMGTNPLIKIIEPVLALGFILHIVYSLILTLQNMKARGPQAYASGKKTSGVEFASQNMLVLGIVIASFLAVHIINFYMKMKGFIAWEAAEVEFPFLGNMAKGEDAYSLVNGTFKILPIVILYVVGSVALAFHLSHGFWSGFQTIGWNNTKWMPRLKCISNIVAIVLGGGFAVIALAQYLFF; from the coding sequence ATGAGCAATTTACTGACTGCCTCTATTGGACGGAAACTCCTGATGAGTGTTTCAGGTTTGTTCCTGATTTTATTTCTCTTTGTACATTTATTCCTGAATTCCTTTCTGCTGCTTGATGGCGTTTTCGGATTTGAAAAAGGTCAAATGTTCAATGCCGGAGTACACTTCATGGGAACCAACCCTTTGATCAAAATCATCGAGCCAGTATTGGCTTTGGGATTTATTTTACACATCGTTTATTCTCTGATTCTGACGCTTCAGAACATGAAAGCCCGTGGTCCACAGGCTTATGCTTCTGGGAAGAAAACTTCAGGAGTTGAATTTGCATCACAGAATATGTTGGTGTTAGGTATTGTTATTGCCTCGTTTCTTGCAGTACACATCATTAATTTCTACATGAAAATGAAAGGATTTATTGCCTGGGAAGCCGCCGAAGTTGAATTTCCATTCCTTGGGAATATGGCCAAAGGTGAAGATGCCTATTCGTTGGTAAACGGAACGTTTAAGATTCTACCGATTGTAATCTTATATGTTGTTGGTTCTGTTGCACTTGCTTTCCACCTTTCACACGGATTCTGGTCAGGATTCCAAACAATCGGATGGAATAATACCAAATGGATGCCTCGTTTGAAATGTATCAGCAACATTGTTGCCATTGTTCTTGGTGGTGGCTTCGCTGTCATCGCTTTGGCACAATACCTGTTTTTCTAA
- a CDS encoding DUF4249 family protein yields the protein MKKLHIILYLLIFTSCIKDIDLPFEESDQSLVVNCLFSEDVNWKVILSRVKSYNDSTENYFGSARVGIIPENGDTIRLTYESNGVYRAESRPIKGINYQLVVNDHGKILRAKSEIPSAVKVSSVKVAGEHSVFYSNANLTDYEVVPVKLDVTPTDKQNYVRLRFYSLNTNKIMCYVVTSKTIETLRAKQYPEKFLFDLSVLIGKQISGYNIKSEVLYGIMYKYNIYNYQYENDVLPAIEKVEVGPRDETTFLIELIFSNSNWLSNVSRDTYNVLGVINQPKEASLFVSYYTVMNKNGSTDYTEEYWLEAVTMSEDYYKYQKSYVNQVNNISNPFSSTNEVYTNIDNGVGIFAGYNRQMIHFHDY from the coding sequence ATGAAAAAATTACACATCATACTATATCTCTTAATCTTCACTTCGTGCATAAAAGATATAGACTTGCCATTCGAAGAATCAGACCAATCGTTGGTTGTCAATTGTTTATTTTCTGAAGACGTGAACTGGAAAGTGATTTTAAGCCGCGTAAAATCGTACAACGACTCAACCGAAAACTACTTTGGCAGTGCACGGGTTGGCATTATCCCAGAAAATGGCGACACCATCCGACTGACTTACGAAAGCAATGGCGTTTACCGTGCCGAAAGCCGTCCGATTAAAGGGATAAATTATCAGCTGGTAGTGAACGACCACGGGAAAATACTTCGTGCGAAAAGTGAAATCCCATCGGCGGTAAAAGTATCTTCGGTGAAGGTTGCCGGTGAACATTCGGTATTTTATTCTAATGCCAATCTCACCGATTACGAAGTTGTTCCAGTCAAACTGGATGTTACGCCAACCGACAAACAAAATTATGTCAGGCTCAGATTTTATTCGCTGAATACAAATAAAATTATGTGCTATGTGGTAACCAGCAAAACCATTGAAACATTGAGGGCGAAGCAATACCCGGAGAAATTTCTCTTCGATCTTTCAGTCCTGATTGGCAAACAAATATCAGGATACAATATTAAATCAGAGGTCCTTTATGGGATTATGTATAAATACAATATATACAATTACCAGTACGAAAATGATGTACTTCCGGCCATCGAAAAAGTAGAAGTAGGGCCTCGTGACGAAACTACATTTCTGATAGAGTTAATTTTCTCAAACAGCAACTGGCTTTCCAATGTATCGCGCGACACGTACAATGTTTTAGGGGTAATTAACCAACCGAAAGAAGCTTCTTTGTTTGTTAGTTATTACACGGTAATGAACAAGAACGGAAGCACTGATTATACCGAGGAATATTGGCTTGAGGCCGTAACGATGAGCGAAGATTATTACAAGTACCAGAAATCATACGTCAACCAGGTAAACAATATTAGCAATCCGTTCTCGTCCACCAACGAGGTTTACACCAATATAGATAACGGAGTTGGTATTTTTGCCGGGTATAACAGACAGATGATTCATTTTCACGACTATTAG
- a CDS encoding CPBP family intramembrane glutamic endopeptidase, with protein sequence MDFTAFRTMKPFAQLMFALFVMVASVFIFMVVGMIAAMPFYGIGSLMNGMSATSLNSPEGLSFLKYFQVIQSIGLFVAPPFAIGWLYSGNIGEYLKINRSTRVQSFLLAAISLLMVIPVINFLGAINSQMSLPESLSGLEGWMKTMEDAAKILTEKFLKVDSFGGLLFNVFMIAILPALGEELMFRGVIQRIFSSWTKNYHWGIWITAFLFSAMHMQFYGFLPRMALGAMFGYLLVWTGTMWVPILAHFVNNLMGVLGYFLIDKGTISNDIEEWGTGTEQVPLVLFSFLVVGGLLFLIYKGEQAKTKMPVNRVDSQA encoded by the coding sequence ATGGACTTTACCGCTTTCCGGACAATGAAACCATTTGCCCAACTGATGTTTGCCTTATTTGTTATGGTGGCTTCGGTTTTTATATTTATGGTGGTTGGGATGATTGCTGCCATGCCATTTTATGGTATCGGAAGCCTGATGAACGGTATGTCGGCAACGAGCCTGAATTCGCCTGAAGGACTTAGCTTTTTAAAGTATTTTCAGGTCATTCAATCCATTGGATTGTTTGTTGCTCCGCCGTTTGCAATTGGTTGGTTATATTCTGGAAACATCGGCGAATATTTGAAAATTAACCGTTCAACCAGGGTGCAATCTTTTTTATTGGCAGCAATATCCTTGTTGATGGTTATTCCGGTTATCAATTTTCTGGGTGCGATTAACAGTCAGATGAGCTTGCCTGAATCACTTTCAGGCCTTGAAGGCTGGATGAAAACCATGGAAGATGCAGCAAAAATATTGACCGAAAAATTTTTGAAAGTTGATAGCTTTGGTGGCTTGTTGTTCAATGTTTTCATGATCGCAATTCTTCCTGCTTTGGGCGAAGAATTGATGTTTCGGGGTGTTATTCAGCGAATATTTTCGAGTTGGACAAAAAATTACCATTGGGGCATCTGGATTACCGCTTTTTTATTTAGCGCCATGCACATGCAGTTCTACGGGTTTTTACCCCGAATGGCGCTTGGTGCCATGTTTGGCTACCTATTGGTATGGACCGGAACCATGTGGGTACCCATTTTGGCTCACTTTGTTAATAATTTGATGGGAGTTCTTGGTTATTTTCTGATTGATAAAGGCACGATCTCTAATGACATAGAGGAATGGGGAACCGGAACCGAACAAGTTCCGCTGGTTCTTTTTAGCTTTTTGGTTGTTGGGGGTTTACTCTTCCTAATATACAAAGGCGAACAAGCTAAAACAAAAATGCCCGTAAATCGGGTTGATTCACAGGCATAA
- a CDS encoding queuosine precursor transporter, with protein sequence MKKEVSVIFMLAGILFATCLLISNILATKILMIGSWAAPAGVLIFPIAYILNDVITEVWGFKKARLIIWTGFAVNILAVLFFTAGIVIPGAPFWQNQEAFSTVLGNTPRIVIASLSAYLIGSFLNAFVMSRMKVLTKGKGFSGRAIASTLVGESADSLIFISIAFAGVFPIGVLVTMIFTQATLKTVYEILILPVTIWVVNFVKRVEGVDAYDTNLSYNLFRLKEI encoded by the coding sequence ATGAAAAAAGAAGTATCTGTAATCTTTATGCTTGCCGGCATTTTATTTGCCACCTGTTTGTTGATTTCCAACATTCTAGCTACTAAAATTTTAATGATCGGATCGTGGGCTGCACCCGCAGGAGTGTTGATTTTCCCAATTGCTTACATCCTGAACGATGTGATTACCGAAGTTTGGGGATTTAAAAAAGCACGCCTGATTATCTGGACAGGGTTTGCCGTCAATATTTTGGCTGTGTTGTTTTTTACCGCCGGAATTGTAATTCCCGGAGCGCCTTTCTGGCAAAATCAGGAAGCATTCTCAACCGTTTTGGGCAACACACCACGAATTGTTATTGCAAGTTTAAGCGCCTATTTAATTGGCTCGTTCCTGAATGCGTTTGTGATGAGCCGCATGAAAGTGCTGACCAAAGGCAAAGGTTTCTCCGGAAGGGCAATCGCATCAACTTTAGTTGGCGAAAGTGCCGATTCGTTGATTTTTATCAGCATCGCATTTGCCGGAGTTTTCCCAATCGGCGTACTTGTCACTATGATTTTTACTCAGGCCACGTTGAAAACCGTTTACGAAATCCTGATTCTGCCCGTCACCATCTGGGTGGTTAATTTCGTGAAACGCGTGGAAGGAGTGGACGCCTATGACACCAACCTTTCGTACAATCTTTTCCGTTTAAAAGAGATTTAA
- the queC gene encoding 7-cyano-7-deazaguanine synthase QueC gives MTKALVVFSGGQDSTTCLFWALKNFDEVETLCFDYGQRHRIEQEAARAIAEKAGVPFTLLNLDLLKQITHNSLTDQAMDVEENKPENRPPNTLVEGRNMLFLTFAAIFAKGKDIPNLVTGVGQADYSGYPDCRDEFIRSLNQTLNLSMDYKFSIHTPLMWRSKQDVWALSDELGIFDLVRSQTVTCYNGIIGDGCGHCPACQLRRNGLENYLEKRH, from the coding sequence ATGACAAAAGCATTAGTTGTTTTTTCCGGAGGACAGGACTCAACCACCTGTCTCTTCTGGGCATTGAAAAATTTTGACGAGGTAGAAACGCTTTGTTTTGATTACGGACAGCGACATCGCATCGAGCAAGAAGCCGCACGCGCCATTGCCGAAAAAGCTGGCGTTCCATTTACCTTGCTGAATCTGGATTTATTGAAACAAATCACCCACAATTCATTGACCGATCAGGCCATGGATGTGGAAGAAAACAAGCCTGAAAACCGCCCGCCAAACACCTTGGTTGAAGGACGAAACATGCTGTTCCTGACCTTCGCTGCCATCTTTGCCAAAGGGAAAGACATTCCAAATCTGGTTACCGGTGTCGGACAGGCCGATTACAGCGGTTATCCCGATTGCCGCGACGAGTTTATCCGTTCGCTCAATCAAACTCTGAACTTGTCGATGGACTATAAATTTAGCATTCACACACCACTCATGTGGAGATCGAAACAAGATGTTTGGGCGCTATCAGACGAACTGGGCATTTTCGACCTGGTTCGCTCGCAAACCGTAACCTGCTACAACGGCATTATTGGTGACGGCTGCGGACATTGTCCCGCTTGCCAACTGCGCAGAAATGGATTGGAAAATTATTTAGAAAAAAGACATTAG
- a CDS encoding succinate dehydrogenase/fumarate reductase iron-sulfur subunit, with amino-acid sequence MENTINITLKVWRQNGPKEKGRFETYKLANVSTDSSFLEMLDMINEQLINENKEPVAFDHDCREGICGMCSLYINGRPHGPDDDVTTCQLHMRKFKDGQTITIEPWRSAAFPVIKDLIVDRRAFDKIIAAGGYVSVNTGGVPDANAIAIPKVDADEAMDSASCIGCGACVAACKNGSAMLFVSAKVSHLALLPQGRIEGARRAKAMVAKMDELGFGNCTNTGACEVECPKNISLSNIARLNREFLSAKFQD; translated from the coding sequence ATGGAAAATACAATCAATATTACGCTTAAGGTTTGGCGTCAGAACGGTCCGAAAGAGAAAGGCCGTTTCGAAACCTACAAATTAGCAAACGTTTCAACCGACAGTTCGTTTCTCGAAATGCTCGATATGATCAACGAACAGTTGATCAACGAGAACAAAGAACCTGTTGCATTCGACCACGACTGCCGCGAAGGGATCTGTGGAATGTGCTCATTGTACATCAATGGCCGCCCACACGGACCAGATGACGATGTAACTACCTGTCAGTTGCACATGCGCAAATTCAAAGACGGACAAACCATTACCATCGAACCTTGGCGTTCGGCTGCCTTCCCGGTCATCAAAGACTTGATTGTCGATCGTCGTGCATTCGATAAAATCATTGCTGCAGGTGGTTATGTTTCAGTCAATACCGGTGGTGTTCCCGATGCCAATGCAATTGCTATCCCTAAAGTGGATGCTGATGAAGCGATGGACTCTGCATCTTGCATCGGTTGTGGCGCTTGCGTGGCAGCTTGTAAAAATGGTTCAGCCATGTTGTTCGTATCGGCAAAAGTTAGCCACCTGGCTTTGTTACCACAAGGTCGCATTGAAGGCGCCCGCCGTGCCAAAGCGATGGTTGCCAAAATGGACGAACTTGGTTTTGGTAACTGTACCAACACTGGTGCCTGCGAAGTGGAATGCCCTAAAAACATTTCGTTGTCGAACATCGCCCGCTTGAACCGCGAATTCTTAAGCGCCAAATTTCAAGACTAA
- a CDS encoding alkene reductase, protein MNGYKLFTPEKAGSIEVKNRVIMAPMTRCRAIGNVPNELMAEYYQQRSGSGLIITEGTSPSPNGLGYARIPGIFNKSQIDGWKKVTTAVHSGGGKIVVQLMHTGRISHILNMPEGAEILAPSAVKAAGQMWTDAAAMQDFPVPKAMTTEDLASTKAEFVSAAKNAIEAGFDGVELHSANGYLLEQFLSPISNVRIDNYGGSIENRCRFVLEVVAAVAEAIGKDQTGIRLSPYGVASDMPHYPEIDETYNYLSEQLNKLGIAYIHVVDHSAMGAPEVPAELKKLIRKNFRNTIILSGGYEAERAEADLQSGLGDLVAFGRPFINNPDLTKRMQNNWPLSEALNMDQFYTADEKGYTDYPAYKA, encoded by the coding sequence ATGAACGGATACAAGTTATTTACACCTGAAAAAGCAGGTTCAATTGAAGTTAAAAACAGAGTGATAATGGCGCCCATGACTCGCTGCCGTGCAATTGGAAACGTACCCAATGAGTTAATGGCCGAATATTACCAGCAACGGTCAGGTTCTGGATTAATTATTACTGAAGGCACTTCTCCATCACCAAACGGTTTGGGATATGCGCGAATTCCAGGAATTTTCAATAAATCGCAAATCGATGGCTGGAAGAAGGTAACCACCGCTGTGCATAGTGGCGGAGGAAAAATAGTTGTCCAGCTCATGCATACCGGACGGATTAGTCACATTTTAAATATGCCTGAAGGAGCTGAAATTTTGGCGCCGTCAGCGGTAAAAGCTGCCGGACAAATGTGGACCGATGCTGCCGCCATGCAGGACTTTCCGGTTCCAAAAGCGATGACCACGGAAGATTTGGCCAGCACAAAAGCTGAATTCGTTTCTGCCGCAAAAAATGCCATTGAAGCCGGATTCGATGGAGTTGAACTTCATTCAGCCAACGGTTATTTGTTGGAGCAGTTTTTATCACCCATAAGCAATGTCCGAATTGATAATTACGGCGGAAGCATCGAAAATCGCTGTCGGTTTGTGCTTGAAGTAGTCGCCGCTGTCGCCGAAGCCATTGGCAAAGATCAAACAGGTATTCGTTTGTCTCCTTACGGAGTTGCCAGCGACATGCCTCATTATCCTGAAATTGATGAAACATACAATTACCTTTCGGAACAACTGAATAAACTCGGCATCGCATACATTCACGTGGTCGATCATTCAGCAATGGGCGCTCCGGAAGTTCCTGCCGAGTTGAAAAAATTGATCCGGAAAAATTTCAGGAATACAATTATCCTTTCTGGTGGCTATGAGGCAGAACGCGCAGAAGCCGACCTTCAGAGCGGACTGGGCGACTTGGTTGCCTTCGGACGTCCGTTTATCAACAATCCAGATTTGACAAAACGAATGCAGAATAATTGGCCTTTGTCGGAAGCACTAAATATGGATCAGTTCTATACTGCCGACGAAAAGGGATATACCGATTATCCGGCATATAAAGCCTAG